Part of the Anaerobacillus alkaliphilus genome, AGGTCCCGTCTTTGTCCGGATTGGAAACATTGACTATTTTAAAGAATTGCTAGAGAGGGTGCTATTATTTAAAGAAACTGCGAGAGATGGATCTTTCTATTTATTTGAAGTAGGTGAAGGTGGAAACGGAGCTTCAGTGATTGTCGAATCGAATACGAGTTTACCTCCAGCGCGACAAGGGTATGGAACGGTACACCATGCGGCGTTCCGTATAGATGATCGTTCGGTTTTGGATGAATGGAATGAACGATTGAGTAGTTTTGGTTTTAGCACATCTGGTTATGTCGATCGTTATTTCTTTGAGTCGTTATACGCAAGAGTTGCTCCACAGATTTTATTTGAATTTGCGACGGACGGACCAGGCTTTATGGGCGATGAACCTTATGAAACACTTGGTGAAAAATTATCTTTACCTCCGTTCTTAGAACCGAAACGTGCAGAAATTGAAACGTTAGTTCGACCAATTGAGACAGTTAGGAGTACGAAAGTGTTTGAAAAGGAATATGAGGGATAAATAGAGTTTGGGGAACTGAAGGGGGACTTTAAAAGTATAAGTTTATTATAGTATTTAACTCGTTAGAATCTTTTTAGATTGTAACGAGTCACATATCTTGAAATCATAATACTTGATATGATAATATTTGGATTAGAGTTAATTGAACTGTTATTGGAGTCTTGTGCTATTGTCAGGTAGCGGGAAAATGTAGTTCTGAATTCTTGAATTTAAGAAATGTTAATTCAAGAGGAATTTATGTGTACTAAGTTTTAAAAAAAATATATCAGGTAACAAATAGGAGTGTGTAATCCTATGAGCTTTTTCGAAAAAATATTTGGAAAAACAAAGGAGACGAATACGATGGAAAATATTAAATTAGCAGTCATATACTACAGCATGGGTGGAACGAACTATCAATTATCAAAATGGGCTGAAGAAGGTGGCAAAGAAGCTGGTGCTGAAGTAAAAGTGTTAAAGGTACCTGAATTAGCACCTCAACATGTCATCGATGAAAACGAAGGTTGGAAAGCTCACGTAGAGGCAACAAAAGATGTTCCAAACGTAACATTAGATGATCTAGAGTGGGCAGACGCAATTATTTTCAGTGTACCAACACGTTTTGGTAATATGCCAGCTCAAATGAAACAATTCTTGGATACGACAGGTGGTCTATGGTACCACGGGAAACTGGCAAACAAAGTAGTCAGTGCTATGACTTCAGCTCAAAATTCTCATGGTGGTCAAGAAGCGACGATTTTATCATTGTACACAACGATGCACCACTGGGGCGCAATTATTGCCTCACCTGGTTACACAGATCCTGTTCAATTTACATCAGGAGGTAACCCATACGGGGTAAGTGTAACAGTGGGTCAAGACGGAAAAATGATTGAAGATGTTGAAGCAGCTGTTAAGTATCAAGCAAAACGAACAGTTACCGTAGCAGAGTGGGTAAAAAAAGGAAATCAATAACGACAAATTCACCGAAAAGCTCAGAGTTGCTCTGAGCTTTTTTATGTTTGTTAAATGGAACTTGCCCAATTTCGAAAGAGAAATTGGTAATTCATATAAAACTTTGTATGAACTACATTTCACAACGAATGAGATACTATTCTTACAACGTTCTCTAACATGTTACTTAAAATGAGCTTGATTTTTTGCTTTTTTACATGTTTAGGAACAAGGACAGACTTAAAATAGGCGGGTATCGTTTATGGATCTAATTTCTTGAGGGATATATCCGCGGTCAATTTACTTTTACAGTCCAAACTTGTTCATTTACAGTCCAAAACTGAACATTTACGGTCCAAATTCACCAATTTACGATCCAAAATGATGGTTTTATGAGCGAAATTGAAAAAGGACTAACAGCACAAGTTCCAAAGGTCCATAACTACTGTATGTTTTGCTTTGACGGACGAAGATATATGACACATTTGTGAAAAGAGGACCAAACAGTCAAAAGTGTGATTTTTCTCACAAGAGTAATCTGTGTTTAGGAGTACAATCTACTCATAAAGAACATTAATCAGTTGCTTATAGGATTAATAGCTTCATAGGAGGGAACACGACATGGGCAGAAAACAACTAGTGATGATTGGGAACGGGATGGCTGGTGTGAGAACAATTGAGGAAATCTTAAAGCTTGCTCCAGACGCTTTTCAAATAACCATTTTCGGGGATGAACCACATCCGAATTATAATAGAATTAAGCTTTCAAATGTTTTACAAGGTGATACAACAGTAAACGATATCATTATGAATACTTGGGAATGGTATCAAGAAAATAACATTGAGCTTTTTACAGGAGAAGCAATTGTTCGCATTGATACTGAAGCGAAACAAGTAATCTCAAATCAAGGTAGAGTAGTGAGCTACGATGATTTAATTATTGCGACTGGATCAAGTTCGTTTATTTTGCCAATTCCGGGTGCCGATAAAGTGGGCGTTACTGGTTTTCGTGATATCCACGATTGTGAAACGATGATCAAAGTAGCGCGGGACTATAAAAAAGCTGCAGTTATTGGCGGCGGGTTGCTTGGTCTTGAAGCAGCAAGAGGCTTGTTAAACTTAGGTATGGAAGTAGATGTCATTCACTTAATGCCTCATTTAATGGAGCGACAACTCGATCCTACTGCGTCAATCATGCTAAAAGAAGAACTTGAAGCACAAGGCATGAATTTCCTGATGGAAAAACAGACTGCTGAGATCCAAGGCGACGAAAGAGTGACTGGACTACGTTTTGTAGACGGTTCGGAGATTGAGGCTGACCTTGTCGTTATGGCAGTCGGGATAAAACCAAATGTTCAAATTGCTAAAGACAGTGGTATCTATGTAAACCGTGGAATTGTTGTTGATGATTTTATGCAGACAAGCGTTGCACATGTCCATGCGGTTGGAGAATGCGCGGAACACAGAGAAGTAATTTACGGTCTTGTAGCTCCATTATATGAACAAGGAAAAGTGCTTGCTGCTAATCTTTGTGGAGTTGAAACAAAGCCATATGAGGGATCAATTGTCGGCACTGGCTTAAAAGTTTCTGGTGTAGACCTGTTCTCTGCTGGTGAAATTGATGATGATCCAAAGACAAAGTCAATTAAAGTTCATAACGAGTTCGATGGGGTATATAAAAAGATCGTCATTCGTGACAATCGAGTTTCTGGTATTGTCTTATACGGCGATACAAAAGATAGCTCAAGATTATTTAGAATGTTACTGAAAAAAGAAGATGTTAGCGGCATGACTAGTGTATCTATATTAGAGTCTGGTTGTTGTGGTGTAGGATCTGACTCCAATGATGTCGCGACCATGGCAGCAGATGAAATTGTCTGTGGATGTAATGGTGTGACTAAAGGAACAGTTGTGGAAGCTATTCAAGCAAAAGGGCTAACAACTGTTGATGAGGTGGGTAGCTGCACAAATGCCGGACGTTCATGTGGCCGTTGTAAGTCGTTAATCTCTGATATTTTAGCGCATACTCTTGGTGAAAAATATGATGTGGCTGCGAAGAAAACAGCATTATGTGGTTGTACAACTATTAGCCGTGATGAAGTAGTCGCGGAAATTAAGGAAAAAGGTCTATCTACTGTAAAAGAGGTCATGAATGTTCTTGGCTGGAAACAAGAAGAAGGATGTTCGAAGTGTCGTCCAGCGTTAAACTACTACCTTGGAATGATCCTACAAGATCAATATACGGATGATCGCGACTCAAGACTCGTTAATGAAAAAATGCATGCAAATATTCAAAAAAACGGAACTTACTCAGTTATTCCTAGAATGTATGGCGGAGTAACTACAGCGAAGGACTTAATGAAGATTGCCGAAGTTGCAGAAAAGTATGATGTTCCTTTAGTGAAATTGACTGGTGGTCAGCGAATTGGCCTTTATGGTATCAACAAAGACGATCTTCCAGCTGTTTGGGAAGAACTAGGAATGCCATCTGGTTATGCTTACGGAAAAACTCTCCGCACGGTGAAAACTTGCGTAGGAGCAAAATTCTGTCGCTTTGGTACTCAAGACTCGATGGGACTTGGGATTGATTTAGAGAAAAAATTCGAACGTTTAGACACTCCGCACAAAGTGAAAATGGGTGTATCTGCTTGTCCAAGGAACTGCGCTGAATCTGGAATTAAGGACTTTGGTATTGTTGGAATTGATGGTGGCTGGGAGCTTTATGTTGCAGGGAACGGTGGAACAGACTTACGTGCTGGGGACTTATTTGCAACTGTGAAAACAAAAGAAGAAGTCATTGAATTGATAGGCGCATTTTTACAATACTATCGCGAGCACGCGAATTATCTTGAGCGTACTTCTACATGGGTAGAACGCGTAGGGCTTGACCATGTGAGAGAGGTTCTAGCCAATGAAGAAACTAGAAAAGCGTTGAATGAGCGCTTAGATAAAACGTTGAAGAAATACCAAGAGCCATGGGCGGAAGTGCTTGAAAACCAAGACCTTCAGCAGAAGTATTATCAAAAGCACGAAATTCCAGTCTTAGTATAAGGGGTGAAGTAGAATGGAGAAACTATATCTTACAGATTATGACTCTTTACCAGAAAGGACAGGACAGGTATTTCATATCGGTCAAGAAGAGATCGTCCTGTTCCGTCTTTCCAACGGTGAGGTAAAGGCAATTGAAAATAAGAGTCCCCATCCAAAAGGCGGAACATTAAGTGGGGGCTTAGTAAGCGGTGAATATGTATATTGCCCGCTCTATGATTGGAAAATATCATTAAATGATGGAATGGTTCAAGCACCGGACAGTGGGCAAGTAAAGATTTTTCCGATTGAAATAACTAGTGGACAGGTGTTTATGATATATCAATAGGGAATGTAGAAGTGCCTGTCACTTCCCGAAAAATCTTGTTTCACAACTATGTTTCACGAAACTATAAAAAAAGTAGCCGTCTTCCCGTAAAGGGTATACGGCTTTCTTTGTGCTGTACAACTACTACCTTCTAGGTTAAAAAACTTCTTTGCAAAGCTTGTAAAGGATTAGGGAGCAACTTGATCAGGAGATCCGCTATAGTAGCGTGCCTTAATGTTTCTAGCAATGCCAATTCTTTTTGAATACCCAATGAGGCAATCTTGAAATAAGAATTCAATAATTGCGTTATCTAGTGCTTAAGCTTTGGAATTGCAACATCGGGTTCATGCTTCAGAGAAACATGCAATTGAAGATCTCGATTAATAGAGGCGAAAAAAACATCATCTAGGTTGTGTATTCCTCGTTTTGTTAATTGTTCCTGTAGCCACATTCGATCAAGGTTAAAGTCTTTGAGTATGTCTGTGTAGATGGTTCCTTCTATGATAATTGGTAGTGCAATTGTAGAAGTTGGCTTATAAATTTGCATATCTTCTTTGGTGACGGGTTTTTTTTCTGTTTTTTTTAGTACACTTATACCTCCATTTGCCTCAATAATTGCTGTTTCAACTTCGGTAATGTCAAATACGTCTTTTTCTCTAAGCATTTGCAGGACGCTATCAATGGAATAACGAAGCTTTTTTAATCTTTGGTCAAGTATTATCCCGTCCTGGATGACAACAGTCGGTTCAAAAGTAAGCAGTCTACCTACTTTTCGATTTTTAATTTTCCAATAAGTAATGAGCCTTTGAAAAAAGGCTATAGAAATGACTGCGATAGCAGTAGGGAAGTGTTTAATATTTGGATCAGCAATGTCTGCACCGACAACAGCACCCAATGTGATAATAATTAAATAATCAAAAATCGGTAATTCACCAATGGCCCTTTTTCCCATATAAAGTGTCATAAACAAGAGCAACGGTAATATTGTAACAATTCTCCCTATTACCAATAGTGAATCGGACACATATTCGTACATGTTTTAGCACCTTTCCGTTAAAGGTTATTTTTACCACTAGTCTTCGTTGATGATAGGAAAAATATTCTCGACGACATCTTCAATCCATCCCACCCCTTTTCCTCACACCCTGTATGTATAGAGTGAAGGGGGTGATAAGATGAGCGCAAACATTTTACAATCACGTTTAACGATGCAATTGTTAGCTGGGTACAACGAAGAGGGGAAAGAGATTTTTAAAACAAAATCATTTTCGAACATCAACAACACAGCAACCGATGGCCAGCTTCGCACGACAGCAGAAGCATTACTTTCGCTGCAGGTCCATACAGCAGAGATCGTCACACGCACAAATCAATACGCTGTTTCTTAATTAATTTTTCAAAATTGATAGGAATGGAGGTGAAAACAGATGGCGAAGAAGATTGAACTTATTTTTAAAAATGAGATTGGTAGAAACGTAACGATTTCATTAGATGACCCAATTGAACCAGTAGATCCAGGGAAAGTAGCATTAGTAATGGATTTAGTGTTAGCGCAACAAGCATTCGTATCAAGCGGCGGCTTCTTAGTGAGCAAGGTTGGTGCTCGAGTAGTTGAACGCAATGTAGATCCAATTCAAATGGCATAGTGACGGAAGGGGAGACCGAGTGTCTTCCCTTTTTGCTCTGAAGAAAGACGTGATTGGAGTAACCTGAATACGTATTTAGATTTTTTAAAAAGCTCTTGAAACAAGAGTAAAGTAGATCCACAGAGGGGCTACCGAATTTTCAA contains:
- the wrbA gene encoding NAD(P)H:quinone oxidoreductase yields the protein MENIKLAVIYYSMGGTNYQLSKWAEEGGKEAGAEVKVLKVPELAPQHVIDENEGWKAHVEATKDVPNVTLDDLEWADAIIFSVPTRFGNMPAQMKQFLDTTGGLWYHGKLANKVVSAMTSAQNSHGGQEATILSLYTTMHHWGAIIASPGYTDPVQFTSGGNPYGVSVTVGQDGKMIEDVEAAVKYQAKRTVTVAEWVKKGNQ
- a CDS encoding ring-cleaving dioxygenase, whose product is MNHLKGIHHVTAITSSAEKNYEFFTYVLGMRLVKKTVNQDDIQTYHLFFADDKGSAGTDMTFFDFPGIPKGVHGTNEISKTSFRVPSDTALDYWVKRFDRLDVKHTEIKEQFGKKTLSFVDFDDQQYQLISDEKNKGVESGTPWQKGPIPLEYAITGLGPVFVRIGNIDYFKELLERVLLFKETARDGSFYLFEVGEGGNGASVIVESNTSLPPARQGYGTVHHAAFRIDDRSVLDEWNERLSSFGFSTSGYVDRYFFESLYARVAPQILFEFATDGPGFMGDEPYETLGEKLSLPPFLEPKRAEIETLVRPIETVRSTKVFEKEYEG
- the nirB gene encoding nitrite reductase large subunit NirB — encoded protein: MGRKQLVMIGNGMAGVRTIEEILKLAPDAFQITIFGDEPHPNYNRIKLSNVLQGDTTVNDIIMNTWEWYQENNIELFTGEAIVRIDTEAKQVISNQGRVVSYDDLIIATGSSSFILPIPGADKVGVTGFRDIHDCETMIKVARDYKKAAVIGGGLLGLEAARGLLNLGMEVDVIHLMPHLMERQLDPTASIMLKEELEAQGMNFLMEKQTAEIQGDERVTGLRFVDGSEIEADLVVMAVGIKPNVQIAKDSGIYVNRGIVVDDFMQTSVAHVHAVGECAEHREVIYGLVAPLYEQGKVLAANLCGVETKPYEGSIVGTGLKVSGVDLFSAGEIDDDPKTKSIKVHNEFDGVYKKIVIRDNRVSGIVLYGDTKDSSRLFRMLLKKEDVSGMTSVSILESGCCGVGSDSNDVATMAADEIVCGCNGVTKGTVVEAIQAKGLTTVDEVGSCTNAGRSCGRCKSLISDILAHTLGEKYDVAAKKTALCGCTTISRDEVVAEIKEKGLSTVKEVMNVLGWKQEEGCSKCRPALNYYLGMILQDQYTDDRDSRLVNEKMHANIQKNGTYSVIPRMYGGVTTAKDLMKIAEVAEKYDVPLVKLTGGQRIGLYGINKDDLPAVWEELGMPSGYAYGKTLRTVKTCVGAKFCRFGTQDSMGLGIDLEKKFERLDTPHKVKMGVSACPRNCAESGIKDFGIVGIDGGWELYVAGNGGTDLRAGDLFATVKTKEEVIELIGAFLQYYREHANYLERTSTWVERVGLDHVREVLANEETRKALNERLDKTLKKYQEPWAEVLENQDLQQKYYQKHEIPVLV
- a CDS encoding DUF1659 domain-containing protein, whose translation is MSANILQSRLTMQLLAGYNEEGKEIFKTKSFSNINNTATDGQLRTTAEALLSLQVHTAEIVTRTNQYAVS
- a CDS encoding DUF2922 domain-containing protein; the encoded protein is MAKKIELIFKNEIGRNVTISLDDPIEPVDPGKVALVMDLVLAQQAFVSSGGFLVSKVGARVVERNVDPIQMA
- a CDS encoding DUF421 domain-containing protein, coding for MYEYVSDSLLVIGRIVTILPLLLFMTLYMGKRAIGELPIFDYLIIITLGAVVGADIADPNIKHFPTAIAVISIAFFQRLITYWKIKNRKVGRLLTFEPTVVIQDGIILDQRLKKLRYSIDSVLQMLREKDVFDITEVETAIIEANGGISVLKKTEKKPVTKEDMQIYKPTSTIALPIIIEGTIYTDILKDFNLDRMWLQEQLTKRGIHNLDDVFFASINRDLQLHVSLKHEPDVAIPKLKH
- the nirD gene encoding nitrite reductase small subunit NirD; this encodes MEKLYLTDYDSLPERTGQVFHIGQEEIVLFRLSNGEVKAIENKSPHPKGGTLSGGLVSGEYVYCPLYDWKISLNDGMVQAPDSGQVKIFPIEITSGQVFMIYQ